The genomic stretch CGATCAAGCCCTCGTCCAGGATCGCCTGCACGGCACCCTCGTCATAGTCACCGATCGCGGCCAGCAGGCGGGCGCGCACGTCCTCCAGCAGATCGTCGGACTGCGGGCCGGTCTCGAGTGCCGCGCGGGCTGCCTCGGCCGCGGACAGGCCGTCGCTCAGGCCCCGCCGCATCCGTGCCACCCGCTCCGCGTCCTCGTCGGTGTAAAGCCGGAACCCTCCCGCTGACCGCATGGGATGCAGAAGCCCATAGCGCTGCTCCCAGGCTCGCAAAAGCTCCGGGCTCACGCCAACGCGTCGAGAGAACTCTCCGATCCGGTGAGAGCCAAGGCCCGAGGGCATAATGAAAATTATACATACGTTCGACAAACTCTTGACAGTTACGCACCAGGTGAGTAAAGTTGTCCAAGGTTCGTATAGTCCTTGTATAGGAAAGGATCTATCTAATGGAAAGAATCCATTCACTGGTCGCGGGCACGCCGGCTGTCGGAGCACGGTCCATGATCCTTTTCGCGGCCTTCGTCTCCTTTGTCCTATCGGTGCTGCTCTGGTTCAGCGGCCATCGCCAAGAGGGCATCTTCGTGGGCCTGTGGGTTCCTTCGATCCTCGCACTGGGCGCCGTCGTCGTCCCCCGGAGCGGGCGATGAGCGCCACCGGCCTGTTCGTCATCGGCCTGATGGTCACCTTCGTCGTCGCCGTCGCCATGGGCCTCCTCATCTACGCCGCGATCCTCGATGGTCGGGACGGGCGACTGGCGCGACAGGGCGCCGGGTCGCGGTTGGGGGCTTCCATGAACCTCTTCGAGACAGCACACAACCAGGACGAGCTCACGACGCTAGCGGCGGCGATCGACCGTGCCGGTCTCAATTCGATCCTCGCCCGCCGCGGACCGTATACCGTTCTGGCACCTCAAGATTCAGCATTCGCAGCACTCCCGGAGGGAACCGTGGACTGGCTGCTCGACGATCCGCAGACCCTCGCCGAAATCGTCAACTACCACCTGGTGCCCGGCCGTCTCACCGCCGCAGATATGGCACAGCGCGTCACCGCCGCGACGGTCCAGGGCGAGGATATTGTGATTTCCAACGTCGGGGCGATCGGCGTCGATGGCGCGCACGTGGTTCACAAGGACATCGAGGCCTCTAACGGGGTCATACACGTAATCGACCGCGTGCTGATACCGGCGCGTATCTGACTTGGGGAGCGGCGCAAACATCGTGCTCGATATCGCATGTGGATAAGCGCGGCGTCAGCACTCGACGCCGCGCTGGACCTCACCGTGGTGGGCGGATATACCAGCCTCGGCTACCGGATCAGAAGCCATGCCTTGAGCTGGGACCCGCCACCTCGAATGGATGGCAAAACGGTGCTCGTCACGGGCGCGACCTCAGGGCTCGGATTCGCGGCTGCCAAGGGCTTCGCGCGCCTCGGGGCGACCGTGCACCTCGCGGTGCGCAACCGAGAGCGCGGCGAGCACACCCGGGCTCGCATCCTTGAACACTGCACTGCTGACGTACACGTCGGCCTCTGCGATCTCAGTCACCTGTCCGGGGTGCGGGCATTCGTCGAGGCATTCACTGCCGCCAACGCCCGACTACACGTACTCGTCAACAACGCCGGTGTGCTTACACAGGAGCGCCGGCTCTCCCCCGACGGGATCGAGCTCACCCTGGCCACCAACGTCATCGGTCCGTTCCTACTCACCAACCTGCTGATACCACTGCTCAAGCAGAGCGCTCCGGCCCGGATCATCAATGTCTCCTCGGGCGGCATGTATACGCAGAAGATCCGCGTCGATGACCTGCAGAGCGAACGCGGGGAGTTCGACGGACCTACGGTGTACGCGCAAAGCAAGCGCGCCGAGGTCGTCCTTACCGAGCTATTCGCACGGCAACTGGTCGCAACCGGCGTCGTCGCCCATTCCATGCACCCGGGCTGGGCCGATACTGGGGGCATACGCGATGCACTTCCCCGCTTCTACCGCGTCACACGTCCGCTTCTGCGGACGGAGGATCAGGGTGCAGACACGATCGTCTGGCTGGGAGCCGCTGAGGAGGCCACTGAAACCTCGGGCGGGTTCTGGCACGACCGCCGGCGCCGCCCAACCCACCTCCTGCCCCATACCCGAGAGACCGAGGAGGAACGTCGCTTGCTTTGGGCCCAGTGCGAGGCCCTAAGCGGAGTGGGCGTCGACGCACCGCAACAGGGTTCACCCACCACGCACTAAGGAGGAGCACATGGCGAGATACCAGGCAACCGTTGACACCGATTGGGCGCCGGAGAATGCTTTCGCCTATCTGAGCGACTTCTCGAACGCCCCGGACTGGGACCCCGGGACTGTCAAGGCCGAGCGCCTGGACCAAGGGCCGATCGCCGAGGGCTCCGAGTTTCGGCTCGTGGCTGAGTTTCTGGGCCGCCGCACGGAGCTCACCTACCGGGTTATCGAGTACGACCCGCGCCACGCGGTGACATTCCTGGGCGAGAACGCGACGGCGACCTCGCGTGATCGCATCACGTTCGAGCCCAGCGGCACCGGGACCCTGGTGGCGTACGACGCAGATCTCCGTCTCAAGGGGCCTTTGCGGGCTGCCGACCCACTCCTCGCACTGGCGTTCAGGCGAGTTGGCAACCGCGCCCGCGACGGCCTGGCCGCTGCCCTCGCCCGTCCTTACGTCGAGACGTCTGGCGCCATCGCGTGAGCAACCGCGTACTAATCGCCGGGGCCACTGGGTTCATCGGCAGCCGCCTGGCCCAACGCCTCGCCGCCGGCGGGGTTGAGGTCCGGTGCCTGGTCCGCGACCCGACGAGCGGCCGGGCACGGGCGCTGGCCCGCGAGGGCTTCGAGGTGCACGTTGGCGATGCCCTGCGCCCGGGGACGCTCCGCGGGGCAGGATACGGCGTCGATGTCGCCTACTTCCTGATCCACTCGATGGGCCGGGGCGCCACTGGGGAGTTCACGCTGCGGGAGAGGGCCGCTGCGACGGCCTTCGCACAGATGGCCCGAAGCGAGGGCGTGGAGCGTGTCATCTATCTCGGTGGCCTTGGCGATGAGCCCGGCTCCCGACACCTGCGCAGTCGCCACGAGACTGCGCTGCTGCTCCAGCGCCACGGTCCGCCCCTGACCTACTTTCGGGCGGGGATGGTCGTCGGGCCCCAGAGCGAGTCCTACCGCACCCTCAGATGCCTGGTCGAGCGGCTCCCAGCGATGATCGCGCCTGCCTGGCTGGCGAATCCAACCCAGCCGATCGCGATCGACGACACGCTCAGCTACTTGGTCGCCGCGCTCGAGGTGCGGGCGTCGATCGGGCGCGATATCCAGATCGGCGGGCCCGACGTCCTGAGCTATGCGGAAATGCTCGACCACATGGCGGAGGTGCTCGGCCTCCCCCACCGGCCCCGCATTCCGGTGCCCCTGATCACGCCATGGCTCTCCTCGCTTTGGATCGGGCTGGTCACGTCGGTGGATGCCGGCG from Chloroflexota bacterium encodes the following:
- a CDS encoding fasciclin domain-containing protein translates to MSATGLFVIGLMVTFVVAVAMGLLIYAAILDGRDGRLARQGAGSRLGASMNLFETAHNQDELTTLAAAIDRAGLNSILARRGPYTVLAPQDSAFAALPEGTVDWLLDDPQTLAEIVNYHLVPGRLTAADMAQRVTAATVQGEDIVISNVGAIGVDGAHVVHKDIEASNGVIHVIDRVLIPARI
- a CDS encoding SDR family NAD(P)-dependent oxidoreductase, yielding MWISAASALDAALDLTVVGGYTSLGYRIRSHALSWDPPPRMDGKTVLVTGATSGLGFAAAKGFARLGATVHLAVRNRERGEHTRARILEHCTADVHVGLCDLSHLSGVRAFVEAFTAANARLHVLVNNAGVLTQERRLSPDGIELTLATNVIGPFLLTNLLIPLLKQSAPARIINVSSGGMYTQKIRVDDLQSERGEFDGPTVYAQSKRAEVVLTELFARQLVATGVVAHSMHPGWADTGGIRDALPRFYRVTRPLLRTEDQGADTIVWLGAAEEATETSGGFWHDRRRRPTHLLPHTRETEEERRLLWAQCEALSGVGVDAPQQGSPTTH
- a CDS encoding SRPBCC family protein, translated to MARYQATVDTDWAPENAFAYLSDFSNAPDWDPGTVKAERLDQGPIAEGSEFRLVAEFLGRRTELTYRVIEYDPRHAVTFLGENATATSRDRITFEPSGTGTLVAYDADLRLKGPLRAADPLLALAFRRVGNRARDGLAAALARPYVETSGAIA
- a CDS encoding NAD(P)H-binding protein — encoded protein: MSNRVLIAGATGFIGSRLAQRLAAGGVEVRCLVRDPTSGRARALAREGFEVHVGDALRPGTLRGAGYGVDVAYFLIHSMGRGATGEFTLRERAAATAFAQMARSEGVERVIYLGGLGDEPGSRHLRSRHETALLLQRHGPPLTYFRAGMVVGPQSESYRTLRCLVERLPAMIAPAWLANPTQPIAIDDTLSYLVAALEVRASIGRDIQIGGPDVLSYAEMLDHMAEVLGLPHRPRIPVPLITPWLSSLWIGLVTSVDAGVARPLIEGLSVPTVVSDPSGMALFDIEPIGFGDALRAAMLEEVAV